One genomic region from Phragmites australis chromosome 1, lpPhrAust1.1, whole genome shotgun sequence encodes:
- the LOC133913350 gene encoding 3-ketoacyl-CoA synthase 6-like: MDSRPHVKFLKTMYQVVVNNFLAVVPVAAAAAVLQRTSPEEILARAWETRPVHWLLALLLAAAVAKLRRMRRPKDVYLVEYGCFRPKPCFRAPIATCLEHAHLMPYLIDKESVSFAIRLLERSGLSEETCVPDAYHYMPPDRSLKASREETELVIFSAIDDVFARTSVKPKEIDVLIVNCSIFTPTPVFADMVVNRYKLRADVKNVNLSGMGCSAGLVSVGLAKNLLQVAPPGTNVLIVSTEILSSQYYVGTERAMLLPNCLFRMGGATMILSNSSERARFKLGRVVRTVTAARDADYRCVFQEEDDKGNTGIRLSKDLTTTAGHALKSNITVFGPLVLPASEQLLVALSLLKQKLLSGGAKVRLYRPDFRTAFEHFCIHAGGRGVIDEVQHGLGLSDDDVEASRMTLHRFGNTSSSSVLYELAYIEAKGRMRKGDRVWMISFGAGFDCNSVAWECIKPAADADGPWADCIRRYPVQLPEIVKDI; this comes from the coding sequence ATGGACTCGCGACCCCATGTCAAATTCCTAAAGACCATGTACCAGGTCGTCGTGAACAACTTCCTCGCCGTTGTGCCAGtggctgccgccgctgccgtgctCCAGAGAACGAGCCCCGAGGAGATACTCGCGCGGGCGTGGGAAACCCGGCCGGTCCACTGGTTGCTGGCCTTGCTCCTGGCGGCAGCTGTGGCCAAGCTGAGGCGCATGCGCCGGCCCAAGGACGTGTACCTCGTCGAGTACGGCTGCTTCCGGCCCAAGCCGTGCTTCCGGGCGCCGATCGCGACGTGCCTCGAGCATGCGCACCTCATGCCGTACCTGATCGACAAGGAGAGCGTCAGCTTCGCCATTCGGCTGCTCGAACGCTCGGGGCTCAGCGAGGAGACATGCGTTCCCGACGCGTACCACTACATGCCACCTGACCGTAGCCTCAAGGCCTCGCGGGAAGAGACCGAGCTGGTCATCTTCTCCGCCATCGATGACGTGTTCGCTAGGACGAGCGTGAAGCCCAAGGAGATCGACGTGCTCATCGTCAACTGCAGCATCTTCACGCCAACACCGGTGTTCGCCGACATGGTCGTCAACAGGTACAAGCTGCGCGCCGATGTGAAAAACGTGAACCTGTCCGGGATGGGGTGTAGTGCCGGGCTCGTCTCCGTCGGCCTCGCCAAGAACCTGCTGCAGGTGGCGCCGCCGGGCACGAACGTCCTGATCGTTTCCACGGAGATCCTCTCGTCTCAGTACTACGTCGGCACCGAGCGCGCGATGCTGCTTCCCAACTGCCTCTTCCGCATGGGCGGCGCAACCATGATCCTGTCTAACTCCTCCGAACGCGCACGGTTCAAGCTCGGCCGCGTCGTGCGCACCGTGACCGCCGCGCGGGACGCCGACTACCGTTGCGTCTtccaggaggaggacgacaagGGCAACACGGGAATCCGTCTCTCCAAGGATCTCACCACCACCGCCGGCCACGCTCTCAAGAGCAACATCACCGTCTTCGGCCCCCTCGTCCTGCCGGCCTCGGAGCAGCTCCTCGTCGCGCTGTCCCTCCTCAAGCAGAAGCTCCTTAGCGGGGGCGCTAAGGTGAGGCTCTACCGCCCGGACTTCCGCACCGCGTTCGAGCATTTCTGCATCCACGCAGGCGGGCGCGGGGTGATCGACGAGGTGCAGCACGGCCTCGGCCTCTCCGACGACGACGTGGAGGCGTCGCGGATGACGCTGCATCGGTTCGGGAATACGTCAAGCAGCTCGGTGCTCTACGAGCTGGCGTACATCGAGGCCAAGGGCCGGATGAGGAAGGGCGACCGCGTGTGGATGATCTCCTTCGGTGCCGGCTTCGACTGCAACAGCGTCGCGTGGGAGTGCATCAAGCCGGCGGCCGACGCCGACGGGCCATGGGCCGACTGCATCCGCCGCTACCCGGTGCAGCTTCCAGAGATCGTCAAGGACATCTAA